A section of the Leptospira kobayashii genome encodes:
- a CDS encoding AAA family ATPase produces the protein MEFVSIASVKVPVLPNKTSFPVFPSSLVETDSVQSTLQKILYPMLEGIPVLLVGDAGVGKNALIYYINSRRNQPTLRFSFNEDTLPEDLIGSYRILLDGKGFTWSNGPLTNALDSGLSFVADEMNLCAPNIIKRFSSVYESNYLDLLEGSGERIKSKTGFWFIGTQNPSEGFEGRKPLPFDITKHFAVVYVDPYSPDEMFYILKKLYPALGEEVLQKIIRVTIESENRIKRGDIGKGDLEKYHFNLRTLQKYCNRIMAFGKEDRTVALREALYLFQEPFRKEEDRSLQTELIESEFGGKIKSRSTKGYVQNGTIFWNDKEIKTWEEKKTISILSKYPTPEPILGFLDQVLTAIQCKENILIEFREDQDPQEFLPLFTELTGIDIESVMLSKGMHTSDVVGALKPTRDGKIESVDWVDGPLTRAIRNGKIILISGLESAGAELVEKMNMLTDDARSLTLPPESGESIPIQLKETSIVFGLKTYRHSKSVSTISRAFRNRFTPVIFPELEDAKVLEELLSFYLPEGVLPRALAGFHTKAKELAEKRTIGSANLQPYRFGISNLLKWKNHIYRYNEKDVRSVAYRGGTIAYTNQISDPKERKELERLLDGYLSGVEVVSELFDEIEEKKKTFTVESNLDKKKWWDPELHERDPLTGEAKKLNSGNELKRGIEINTPETGGQIKEGADAWYGSETQGNNGQGEPAGGGGGWGYRTEELYKQFLKKRRLLWDYSMIMSLDEFKKVFGKELEEVELNLEQLFDPEIDIHRMYRNEGSRVDARKYISYKSGRGDTKIFDKTTIEKNDEKLKGVEVTFLVSKCRRIFNFEYSVAMLSALLVSLHILNEHDIATSVNTFCDIKNSKTTIDIFNSKTAEEDYTPEKEQELFNSFCKNWHGDSIPEYQLLSNCERFFSPDAQTRIVVILSDFRGQRAKMDILDEIGSFETRKLKEAVLKNQEKNYVFLGVGLGPRYIAEHVFSDSLQITGDNFFSMANLIGAEIARLIQIHHSLRT, from the coding sequence ATGGAATTTGTTTCGATCGCATCCGTCAAAGTTCCCGTTTTACCAAATAAAACTTCGTTTCCCGTTTTTCCTTCTAGTTTAGTAGAAACAGATTCGGTTCAGTCAACCTTACAAAAGATCCTATATCCCATGTTGGAAGGGATTCCCGTCCTTCTTGTGGGGGACGCAGGGGTAGGAAAAAACGCTCTTATCTATTATATCAATTCTAGGCGCAACCAGCCGACTTTGCGTTTTAGTTTCAATGAAGATACTCTTCCAGAAGATTTGATCGGTTCTTACCGCATCCTCTTGGATGGGAAAGGATTTACCTGGTCGAACGGACCTTTGACCAATGCTTTGGATTCCGGACTCAGCTTTGTTGCAGACGAGATGAATCTTTGCGCTCCCAATATCATCAAACGGTTTTCTTCCGTTTATGAATCCAATTATCTGGATTTGCTCGAAGGAAGCGGAGAAAGGATCAAATCCAAAACCGGATTTTGGTTTATAGGTACTCAGAACCCCAGCGAAGGATTTGAAGGAAGAAAACCTCTTCCTTTCGATATCACCAAACACTTCGCAGTCGTTTATGTAGACCCTTATTCTCCCGACGAGATGTTTTATATTTTGAAAAAACTCTATCCTGCCCTCGGAGAAGAAGTTCTGCAAAAAATCATCCGGGTTACGATCGAATCGGAAAATAGAATCAAACGGGGTGATATAGGAAAAGGAGATTTGGAAAAATACCATTTCAACCTTAGAACTTTGCAAAAATATTGTAACCGGATCATGGCTTTCGGAAAAGAGGATAGGACGGTTGCCTTGAGAGAGGCACTTTATCTATTCCAGGAACCTTTCCGAAAAGAAGAAGATCGTAGTTTGCAAACGGAACTCATTGAATCCGAGTTTGGCGGGAAAATCAAATCCCGTTCTACCAAAGGATATGTTCAGAACGGAACTATCTTCTGGAACGATAAGGAAATCAAAACCTGGGAAGAGAAAAAAACCATTTCGATTCTTTCCAAGTATCCGACTCCGGAACCTATCCTTGGGTTTTTGGATCAGGTATTAACAGCCATCCAATGCAAAGAAAATATTTTAATAGAGTTCCGAGAAGATCAGGATCCTCAGGAATTTTTACCTTTGTTTACTGAACTTACCGGGATCGATATAGAATCGGTCATGTTGTCCAAAGGGATGCATACTTCCGATGTAGTGGGAGCACTCAAACCGACGAGAGACGGAAAGATAGAATCCGTGGATTGGGTGGACGGACCGCTCACTCGTGCAATCCGAAACGGAAAGATTATACTGATTTCCGGTCTTGAATCGGCCGGAGCGGAACTTGTGGAAAAGATGAATATGTTAACGGACGATGCCCGTTCTTTGACTCTTCCTCCCGAGTCGGGGGAATCCATTCCGATCCAATTGAAAGAAACTTCCATTGTATTCGGGCTTAAAACCTATCGTCATTCCAAGTCGGTTTCCACGATTTCCCGAGCATTCAGGAATCGCTTTACGCCTGTTATCTTTCCGGAATTGGAAGACGCAAAAGTATTGGAAGAGTTATTGAGTTTTTATCTGCCGGAAGGTGTATTGCCGAGAGCTCTGGCCGGTTTTCATACTAAGGCAAAGGAACTAGCGGAAAAACGTACGATCGGTTCGGCCAATTTACAGCCGTATCGATTTGGAATTTCCAATTTGCTCAAGTGGAAAAACCATATCTATCGCTATAATGAAAAAGACGTAAGGTCGGTTGCCTACCGGGGGGGAACGATCGCCTATACCAATCAAATCTCCGATCCTAAGGAGAGAAAGGAATTGGAGAGACTACTCGATGGTTATCTTTCCGGTGTGGAAGTCGTATCAGAACTCTTCGATGAAATCGAAGAGAAAAAAAAAACTTTTACAGTCGAATCGAATCTAGATAAAAAAAAATGGTGGGATCCTGAGCTTCATGAAAGGGATCCGCTAACCGGCGAAGCAAAAAAACTCAATTCAGGAAATGAACTGAAACGGGGAATTGAAATCAATACCCCGGAAACAGGCGGCCAGATCAAAGAAGGTGCCGATGCTTGGTATGGTTCCGAGACTCAAGGCAATAATGGACAAGGTGAACCTGCAGGCGGTGGAGGAGGTTGGGGATACCGCACGGAAGAACTCTACAAACAATTCTTAAAGAAAAGAAGATTACTTTGGGATTATTCCATGATCATGAGTCTGGACGAATTCAAAAAAGTATTCGGTAAGGAATTGGAAGAGGTGGAGCTCAACTTAGAACAGTTGTTTGATCCTGAAATTGACATCCATCGTATGTATCGCAACGAAGGTTCGAGAGTGGATGCCCGCAAATATATTTCTTACAAAAGCGGTAGAGGAGATACGAAAATCTTCGATAAGACCACGATTGAAAAGAATGATGAAAAACTAAAAGGTGTGGAAGTTACCTTTCTCGTATCGAAGTGCAGAAGGATTTTCAATTTCGAGTATTCCGTAGCTATGCTTTCCGCACTGCTTGTCAGCTTACACATATTAAACGAACATGATATTGCAACGAGCGTGAATACATTCTGTGATATCAAAAATTCCAAAACTACAATCGATATTTTCAATTCCAAAACTGCGGAAGAAGATTATACTCCCGAGAAAGAACAGGAATTGTTCAATAGTTTCTGTAAAAATTGGCACGGAGATTCCATCCCGGAATACCAACTTCTTTCCAATTGCGAGAGGTTCTTTTCGCCGGATGCTCAGACCAGAATCGTTGTGATTTTGTCCGATTTTCGCGGGCAAAGGGCAAAAATGGACATTTTGGATGAAATCGGATCTTTTGAGACCAGAAAACTGAAAGAAGCTGTACTAAAAAACCAGGAAAAAAATTATGTATTTTTAGGGGTAGGACTTGGTCCCAGATACATTGCTGAACATGTATTTTCTGACTCATTGCAAATAACGGGAGATAATTTTTTCTCCATGGCCAATTTGATTGGGGCTGAAATTGCCAGACTCATCCAAATCCATCATTCTCTAAGAACCTAA
- a CDS encoding motility associated factor glycosyltransferase family protein — protein MSQITDQVSSEIFNRKPYLRNYFQNWPSSGLWDIIPAKEEGQYYVSYNGEALSSKFSPDKQAERLLESHNLKSTDVVLLMGLGNPHLIQRINSALRPGQIFVMIGDDPVLIEVMWDRVLKDTLKIPGRHIFSGETFLPLGMNYLESLPIDRVSGLKIIRNQSDMQREQIFYSEIEGRIQSVFSAKMSDLLTKFEFERLWVKNSIWNLLQVAKTSPERFKISSLRENFQGLSALLVSAGPSLRKNLKWIHKIRDKVFVLSCDTSLKVLLKDGIIPDGVVTLDAQTNSFFHFMGENLEPIPLFADLVSSPTLLREPMFRSVIHSVTAKFQVDAEGSLIREVTAGGELADSVFEEVGDIQSGGSVATTAFDMLRYMGFSEIYFVGQDLAYSGREIHSTGTHHNEKWLTQVSRRQSLERINEVIIRKRETKEVPSCNGKTVLTDYVLELYRHWFEESARSVDLKLINLNADGALIEGFQNLEPETGIQDLLTKEDHGYPWRKKEPWLVSLLGQKNKTDAKLSKKSKELFRQISDDLIFIEKELTLIESENKEEFDLLTSPLWIWVQNQLYLRRMVRKTEIYLLRHKDLTLARKNNLLTQSLRKELKYLKRSLYPMSELLSTKG, from the coding sequence ATGTCCCAAATTACGGATCAAGTTTCCAGTGAAATTTTTAATCGCAAGCCTTATCTTCGAAATTATTTCCAAAACTGGCCTTCCTCCGGTTTATGGGACATAATTCCCGCGAAGGAAGAAGGACAGTATTATGTCTCATATAATGGGGAGGCGCTCTCTTCCAAATTTTCCCCCGACAAACAAGCCGAAAGACTGCTTGAGTCACATAACTTAAAATCTACGGACGTCGTCCTGCTCATGGGACTCGGAAATCCCCATCTGATCCAAAGAATCAATTCTGCTTTGAGACCGGGCCAGATTTTCGTTATGATAGGAGATGATCCCGTACTAATCGAAGTTATGTGGGATCGGGTATTGAAAGATACGTTAAAGATTCCCGGCAGACATATATTTTCGGGGGAAACTTTTTTACCTTTAGGAATGAACTATCTGGAGTCCTTGCCTATAGATAGAGTCAGCGGATTGAAAATCATCCGCAACCAATCGGACATGCAACGGGAACAGATATTCTATTCCGAAATAGAAGGAAGAATTCAGTCCGTATTTTCAGCGAAAATGAGCGATCTTCTTACCAAATTCGAGTTCGAAAGACTATGGGTGAAAAATTCCATTTGGAATCTTTTGCAAGTCGCGAAAACTTCACCGGAACGATTTAAAATTTCCTCTCTAAGGGAAAACTTTCAAGGACTTTCCGCATTACTCGTATCAGCTGGTCCTTCACTTAGAAAAAATCTGAAATGGATTCATAAGATCAGAGACAAAGTATTCGTACTTTCCTGCGACACCTCTTTGAAAGTTCTACTGAAGGACGGAATCATTCCCGACGGAGTGGTCACACTGGATGCACAAACTAATTCATTCTTTCATTTTATGGGGGAAAACCTGGAGCCGATTCCTCTCTTTGCGGATCTTGTCAGTTCCCCCACCCTACTTCGTGAACCCATGTTTCGTTCCGTAATTCATTCTGTGACTGCAAAATTCCAAGTGGATGCGGAAGGAAGTTTGATTCGGGAGGTGACTGCAGGTGGAGAACTGGCAGACTCAGTCTTTGAGGAAGTGGGAGACATTCAATCGGGGGGAAGCGTTGCCACAACTGCATTCGATATGCTCAGGTATATGGGATTTTCCGAAATCTATTTTGTAGGTCAGGATCTCGCCTACTCTGGAAGGGAAATCCATTCCACAGGAACTCATCATAACGAAAAATGGCTAACGCAGGTTAGTAGGCGCCAAAGCCTGGAGCGGATCAATGAAGTGATCATCCGCAAACGGGAAACGAAGGAAGTTCCTTCCTGTAACGGAAAAACGGTTCTAACCGATTATGTTTTGGAACTTTACAGGCATTGGTTCGAAGAATCGGCTCGCTCCGTGGATTTGAAATTGATCAACTTGAACGCGGATGGCGCCTTGATCGAAGGGTTTCAAAATTTGGAACCGGAAACAGGAATACAGGATTTACTTACGAAAGAAGATCACGGTTACCCTTGGAGAAAAAAAGAACCTTGGCTTGTATCCCTTCTCGGACAAAAAAACAAAACAGATGCGAAACTCAGTAAAAAATCCAAAGAGTTATTCCGACAAATCAGCGACGATCTAATATTTATCGAAAAAGAACTCACCCTGATTGAAAGCGAAAACAAAGAAGAATTCGATCTATTGACAAGTCCTCTTTGGATCTGGGTACAAAACCAATTGTATCTAAGAAGGATGGTAAGAAAAACGGAAATCTATCTGCTTCGCCATAAAGATCTAACTCTTGCTCGGAAAAATAATCTATTGACCCAATCTTTAAGAAAGGAACTAAAATATCTAAAAAGAAGTCTTTATCCGATGAGTGAATTATTGTCCACAAAAGGATGA
- the smpB gene encoding SsrA-binding protein, with product MGKTTKDDKPRATDPLVNKKAKFNFELIEFYEAGIVLTGSEVKSLRGKKGNLTDCFAKIKNGEVFLENFQIPPYKDGGYANHPEIRPRKLLLKAKEIAKIERATKEKGLVLIATKCYFKDNRLVKVEVATAKPKKLFDKREDIQKKEAKIEIERAMKDKLRR from the coding sequence ATGGGCAAAACCACTAAGGACGATAAACCAAGAGCAACGGACCCTCTCGTCAATAAAAAGGCGAAGTTCAATTTTGAGTTAATCGAGTTCTATGAAGCCGGTATTGTTTTGACCGGCTCCGAAGTGAAATCCTTACGCGGGAAAAAGGGAAACCTTACCGATTGTTTTGCAAAAATTAAAAACGGAGAAGTTTTTTTAGAAAACTTTCAAATCCCTCCTTATAAAGACGGAGGTTATGCGAATCATCCTGAAATTCGCCCTCGCAAACTTCTCTTGAAAGCAAAAGAGATCGCAAAGATCGAACGTGCTACGAAAGAGAAGGGACTGGTTCTGATAGCAACTAAATGTTATTTTAAAGACAACCGTTTGGTGAAAGTAGAAGTTGCTACCGCCAAACCGAAAAAGCTTTTCGATAAGAGAGAGGACATCCAGAAGAAGGAAGCCAAAATCGAAATCGAAAGAGCTATGAAGGATAAACTACGCAGATGA
- the plsY gene encoding glycerol-3-phosphate 1-O-acyltransferase PlsY, which yields MIFLLAIIASYLLGGIPVGFLIAKKVKGIDLREHGSKNIGATNVGRVIGWKYGSIALIFDALKGAIPVLLADYIPSPYSLATSEILLGCVAILGHTFTPYLGFKGGKGVATALGVYLTLVPIVTVCAVAIFLIVYKISGFVSLGSILGTLSMPIWYWGMNQFLPNIGYSPIILFVLIGTFFLICFSHRENIKRILLGKELKAVSHAT from the coding sequence ATGATCTTTCTTCTCGCAATAATCGCAAGTTACCTGCTCGGAGGGATCCCGGTGGGTTTCTTAATCGCAAAAAAGGTGAAAGGAATCGACCTCCGGGAACATGGAAGTAAAAACATAGGTGCTACCAATGTGGGCCGGGTGATCGGCTGGAAATACGGTAGTATTGCACTGATTTTCGATGCTTTGAAAGGTGCTATTCCGGTTTTACTCGCAGATTATATTCCTTCGCCTTATTCACTTGCTACCTCCGAAATTTTACTGGGATGTGTCGCGATACTCGGCCATACATTCACTCCCTATTTGGGATTTAAGGGTGGCAAAGGTGTCGCCACTGCCTTGGGTGTTTACCTTACACTTGTTCCTATTGTAACGGTTTGCGCGGTTGCTATCTTTTTAATCGTTTATAAAATCAGCGGATTTGTATCTTTGGGTTCGATCCTTGGAACTCTTTCCATGCCGATTTGGTATTGGGGAATGAATCAGTTTCTACCAAACATTGGTTATTCTCCAATCATACTTTTCGTTCTGATCGGAACATTTTTTCTGATCTGCTTTTCTCACCGGGAGAACATCAAACGCATATTACTCGGCAAGGAACTCAAAGCTGTAAGCCATGCAACATGA
- the der gene encoding ribosome biogenesis GTPase Der, with translation MKGLPIVSIVGRQNVGKSTLFNAILRAQSAITENTPGVTRDVLQKLVEKDDFKIPFYLCDTPGLDIENLDEINTEILEIAFEHLRRSDLIIHVMDHKDLRPYDHKLVALLKKDETLSQIPVLSLVNKVDTDQDEYDLEPFYQLGINEIVPISAIGRRNFSLLYDKINFLLPVNKKKPDDPYCRIAIIGKPNSGKSSLLNTLLGYKRAVVSEVPGTTRDSVHSQFMFQEKKLEIIDTAGIRRKSKGGESLEFYSYKRTLFALGEADVVVLLIDALKGFGEFDKKIFSEIQEMGKPMILAVNKWDAVEDKESNSWKNYQERLFFRMSILKERPVLSLSATERLRTHKLLETCVELYDKSQKKLTTRALNNWLSKWSGKNKVGKASNRPPKVFYATQTSQIPFKILFFVNDSKLFPSNILSFFRKNIVSEFGLEGLSVELELRNRSDSKDKDKEGKE, from the coding sequence ATGAAAGGCCTCCCCATCGTCTCCATTGTTGGAAGACAAAATGTGGGTAAATCCACTTTATTCAACGCAATTTTACGCGCGCAATCTGCAATCACGGAAAATACTCCCGGCGTTACCCGTGACGTATTACAGAAATTAGTCGAAAAGGATGATTTTAAGATTCCTTTTTACCTATGTGATACGCCTGGACTTGATATCGAAAACCTGGATGAAATCAACACTGAAATTTTAGAAATTGCCTTCGAACATTTAAGAAGGTCGGATCTGATCATTCATGTGATGGATCATAAGGACCTTAGACCGTATGATCATAAGTTGGTCGCCTTACTGAAAAAAGACGAAACTCTTTCTCAGATACCTGTTCTATCCCTTGTTAACAAAGTCGATACCGATCAGGACGAATATGATTTGGAACCTTTTTATCAATTGGGAATCAACGAAATCGTTCCTATTTCCGCGATCGGGCGGAGGAATTTTTCACTTCTTTATGATAAGATCAATTTTCTATTACCTGTAAATAAAAAGAAACCGGATGATCCTTATTGTAGAATCGCTATTATAGGAAAACCAAACTCCGGTAAGTCGAGTCTTCTGAATACTCTCCTTGGTTACAAACGGGCGGTAGTCAGTGAAGTTCCCGGTACAACCAGAGATTCGGTTCACAGCCAGTTCATGTTCCAGGAGAAAAAACTCGAGATCATCGATACTGCAGGGATTCGCAGGAAATCGAAAGGTGGAGAGAGTTTGGAATTTTATTCTTACAAACGTACTCTATTCGCTTTGGGAGAAGCGGACGTAGTCGTACTTCTCATCGATGCCTTGAAAGGGTTCGGGGAATTTGACAAAAAGATTTTCAGCGAAATCCAGGAAATGGGAAAACCTATGATACTTGCTGTAAATAAATGGGATGCAGTTGAGGACAAAGAAAGTAACTCCTGGAAAAACTATCAGGAAAGACTTTTCTTTCGTATGTCGATTCTCAAAGAGCGTCCTGTGCTTTCTCTCTCTGCGACGGAAAGACTCCGCACTCATAAACTTCTAGAAACTTGTGTCGAACTCTATGACAAGTCTCAGAAAAAGCTCACTACACGTGCTCTAAATAACTGGCTAAGCAAATGGAGTGGAAAAAATAAGGTAGGAAAGGCATCCAATCGACCTCCGAAGGTGTTTTACGCCACTCAGACTTCGCAGATACCTTTTAAAATCTTGTTTTTTGTAAATGATTCGAAACTCTTTCCGTCGAATATTTTATCGTTCTTCCGAAAGAATATAGTAAGCGAGTTTGGTTTGGAGGGACTCTCCGTCGAACTGGAACTCAGAAACAGAAGTGATTCTAAGGATAAAGACAAAGAAGGTAAAGAATGA
- a CDS encoding prepilin peptidase: MDLQTNIVFTILQFVYGAALGSFYITTAERVLLFFYGKERKQGTKLERLKKLFTIPSHCPHCKTPVSPLHLIPVLGFFLTKGKCKSCHSKLSWTYPVSELFFGIVVVTFFQMTGSLGFAVFFPFLLGHLMISLYTDANYFSLDYENLVFILAFGLVCNYFLLEEWPALTDLYVFLGFAGFYLALYLVYRKGIGFGDVLFAPVFAFLSGHPWWMMFLNSSYLIATIVTLLSRKKGESLRGKAIPMGVYFSIGLFFTYLSKILFIHLGIEGITIDETE; encoded by the coding sequence ATGGATCTCCAAACGAACATTGTTTTTACGATCCTTCAGTTTGTGTATGGTGCGGCTCTCGGTAGTTTTTACATCACCACTGCCGAGAGAGTTTTACTTTTTTTTTACGGCAAAGAAAGAAAACAAGGAACGAAACTAGAGAGATTAAAAAAACTTTTTACCATTCCTAGTCATTGTCCTCATTGCAAAACTCCAGTTTCTCCACTCCATCTCATTCCTGTTTTAGGTTTCTTTTTAACAAAGGGAAAATGCAAGTCCTGTCATTCGAAACTTTCCTGGACTTATCCTGTATCCGAATTGTTTTTCGGAATCGTTGTAGTCACCTTCTTTCAAATGACAGGATCTCTGGGATTTGCAGTGTTTTTTCCTTTTTTATTGGGCCATTTGATGATCAGCCTCTACACGGATGCCAACTACTTCTCGTTAGATTATGAAAATCTTGTTTTTATTCTGGCGTTCGGTCTTGTTTGTAATTATTTTCTATTGGAAGAATGGCCGGCACTCACCGATTTATATGTGTTTCTGGGATTTGCAGGATTTTATCTCGCTCTCTATCTGGTTTACCGAAAGGGCATCGGATTCGGAGATGTGTTATTCGCTCCCGTATTTGCATTTTTATCCGGCCATCCTTGGTGGATGATGTTTTTAAACTCATCTTATTTGATAGCTACGATCGTTACTTTGCTTTCCCGCAAAAAAGGAGAATCACTTCGCGGCAAAGCGATCCCGATGGGAGTTTATTTTTCGATAGGACTCTTCTTTACATATTTATCCAAGATATTATTTATTCATTTAGGAATAGAAGGAATTACAATCGATGAAACAGAATGA
- a CDS encoding pyridoxal phosphate-dependent aminotransferase: MEFASRMYGIDSSPIRKAFELARTIENPINLSIGQPHFPCPPNIIDAMAEAARDGKTAYTLTGGIPELKEAMARKFLSENGINYATPDRILVTSGISSALFLLFNALVNPDDECLVISPYFLMYPSMLKFYGAKLLTVNESFSASDLDAFRKKKIKLIIFSNPSNPTGKVLSKEQLTALANLAEETGAYLISDEIYELFDYDKKFYSIGKDYDKTITLTGFSKTYNMTGLRLATILAPEEVIKALTTLQQYTVVCAPSVTQWAGIEALKTDMSSYIQDYKEKRDFVYESLKDFYPLEKSGGAFYYFLKVPIQDEEFTRLAITSKKLILVPGFIFCENKDHVRLSFATEWNNLKRGMTALQELSKELAK, translated from the coding sequence ATGGAATTTGCATCTAGAATGTATGGAATCGACTCTTCTCCCATTAGGAAAGCCTTTGAGCTGGCTCGAACCATAGAAAACCCAATCAACTTATCCATCGGACAACCTCATTTCCCTTGTCCACCTAACATTATTGATGCAATGGCCGAGGCCGCCCGGGATGGCAAAACTGCATATACCCTCACGGGTGGAATTCCCGAATTAAAAGAAGCGATGGCCCGAAAATTCCTCTCGGAAAACGGAATCAATTACGCCACTCCCGATCGAATATTGGTAACTTCCGGAATTTCCTCGGCTTTATTTTTGCTTTTCAACGCATTGGTAAATCCGGACGACGAATGTTTGGTGATCTCCCCTTACTTTCTAATGTATCCTTCCATGCTGAAATTTTACGGAGCCAAATTACTGACAGTAAACGAATCCTTTTCTGCAAGCGACTTGGACGCGTTTCGAAAGAAAAAGATAAAACTGATCATTTTTTCCAACCCTTCCAACCCTACCGGAAAAGTTTTGTCCAAAGAACAACTGACGGCACTTGCAAATCTTGCCGAAGAAACCGGGGCATATCTTATCTCGGATGAAATTTACGAGTTATTCGATTATGATAAAAAGTTTTATTCGATCGGAAAAGATTATGATAAAACGATCACTCTGACCGGATTTTCGAAAACATATAATATGACAGGGCTCAGACTTGCTACGATTCTAGCACCCGAGGAAGTGATCAAAGCATTGACTACATTACAACAATACACTGTGGTATGTGCTCCTTCCGTCACACAATGGGCGGGGATAGAAGCATTAAAAACAGATATGAGTTCCTATATCCAAGACTATAAGGAAAAGAGAGATTTTGTATACGAAAGTCTGAAGGATTTTTATCCTTTGGAAAAATCGGGAGGGGCTTTTTATTATTTTCTAAAAGTGCCGATCCAAGATGAGGAATTTACAAGACTAGCAATCACTTCAAAAAAACTGATTCTTGTACCCGGTTTTATCTTTTGTGAAAACAAAGATCATGTCCGCCTTTCTTTTGCTACGGAATGGAACAATTTAAAACGAGGAATGACTGCTTTACAAGAACTTTCAAAAGAACTTGCGAAATAA